In one window of Acidimicrobiia bacterium DNA:
- a CDS encoding glucose-1-phosphate thymidylyltransferase, with translation MKALVLSGGTGSRLRPITYTCAKQLVPLANKPVLFYGLEAIAAAGITDVGIIVGDTAIDIQSAVRDGSQFGINVTYIPQDSPGGLAQCVLIAKEFLGDDDFVMYLGDNVVLGGITDFVTNFVEQKPNAMVLLNKVEDPRQFGVAEINDDGTLIRLVEKPQEPKSDLALVGVYIFDKNIHDAVNSIQPSARGELEITDAIQWLIDNEREVKQHTLDSPWIDTGKLQDLLEANRIVLDEINSRNDGDVDDASNIEGRVIIMAGAKITGSTIRGPVVIGENVIVEDSYVGPYSSIANNSQILSSELEHSVLMEGAIVRGVTRIVDSLIGRDAICERDARQPSAYRVMIGDTSTVKIP, from the coding sequence ATGAAGGCTTTAGTTTTATCTGGTGGTACAGGGTCGCGTTTGCGTCCAATAACTTATACTTGCGCGAAGCAATTGGTCCCGCTTGCAAATAAACCTGTTTTATTTTATGGCTTAGAAGCAATTGCTGCAGCTGGCATCACCGATGTAGGAATTATTGTTGGTGATACTGCCATTGATATACAGTCTGCAGTGCGCGATGGTTCTCAGTTTGGAATTAACGTAACTTATATTCCACAAGATTCACCCGGCGGATTAGCACAATGTGTATTGATTGCGAAAGAATTTCTAGGTGATGATGATTTTGTAATGTATCTAGGTGACAATGTTGTACTCGGCGGTATAACCGATTTTGTAACGAATTTTGTTGAACAAAAACCTAATGCAATGGTGCTATTAAACAAAGTTGAAGACCCAAGACAATTTGGTGTTGCTGAAATAAATGATGATGGAACATTGATACGTCTTGTTGAAAAGCCACAAGAACCAAAGTCAGATTTGGCACTTGTAGGTGTTTATATCTTCGACAAAAATATTCATGATGCGGTAAACTCAATTCAACCAAGTGCGCGCGGTGAACTAGAAATTACTGACGCTATCCAATGGTTAATTGATAATGAACGCGAAGTAAAACAGCACACCTTAGATTCACCTTGGATCGACACTGGTAAATTACAAGACTTGCTTGAAGCTAACCGTATTGTATTAGACGAAATCAATTCTCGAAACGATGGCGATGTTGATGATGCTTCAAATATTGAAGGTCGTGTAATAATTATGGCTGGTGCAAAAATTACAGGTTCTACAATTCGGGGTCCTGTTGTTATTGGCGAAAATGTTATCGTCGAAGATAGTTATGTTGGGCCGTATTCTTCTATTGCTAATAATTCTCAAATTCTAAGTAGTGAATTAGAACACAGCGTTTTAATGGAGGGTGCAATTGTTAGGGGAGTAACTCGTATTGTTGATTCACTTATTGGCAGAGATGCGATTTGTGAGAGAGATGCTCGTCAACCAAGTGCATATCGTGTGATGATTGGCGATACTTCAACTGTTAAAATCCCTTAA